One part of the Sciurus carolinensis chromosome 4, mSciCar1.2, whole genome shotgun sequence genome encodes these proteins:
- the Lmf2 gene encoding lipase maturation factor 2 isoform X1 produces MAGSRLPRQLFLQGVAGVFMFAFASLYTQIPGLYGPEGILPARRMLRPQGKGHWQQLWETPTLLWEAPRLGLDTAQGLELLSLLGTVLALGALLLRPLRHPLVYLLLWAAYLSACQVGQVFLYFQWDSLLLETGFLIVLVAPLRQVPNRKQAHQGGLTGALPHEELPFWLVRWLLFRLMFASGVVKLTSRCPTWWGLTALTYHYETQCLPTPAAWLAHHLPVWLHKLSVVATFLIEIAVPPLFFAPIRRLRLAAFYTQVLLQILIIITGNYNFFNLLTLVLTTALLDDQHLAAEPGLGRRKKASTSWPKALLATLSLLLELAIYGLLAYGTVHCFGLEVDWQQRTVHSKTTFTFHQFSQWLKTVTLPTVWLGVASLAWELLTALWRWTQVRGWLPKLCAAVQLSILGAATVALFLISLVPYSYVEPETHGRLWTGAHRLSGAVGHLQLANSYGLFRRMTGLGGRPEVVLEGSYDGHHWTEIEFMYKPGNVSRPPPVVVPHQPRLDWQMWFAALGPHTHSPWFTSLVLRLLQGKEPVIQLIQSNITRYPFHKQPPTYVRAQRYKYWFSQPGEQSRWWRRQWVEEFFPPVSLGDPTLEMLLRQFGLQDKSPPRARNPSSALAQALHWVRTQLSPMEPPTLLWGLLAAVGAVRVMQALLAPWSFRSSPPDRGEKPKPALKKNSGAASEQASPATNNCSSSSRPHRQKK; encoded by the exons ATGGCGGGCTCGCGGCTCCCGCGGCAGCTCTTCCTCCAGGGCGTGGCCGGTGTCTTCATGTTCGCCTTCGCTTCCCTCTACACGCAGATCCCGG GCCTCTATGGCCCTGAGGGCATTCTGCCTGCTCGAAGGATGCTGCGGCCACAGGGCAAGGGACACTGGCAGCAGCTGTGGGAGACACCGACACTGCTGTGGGAGGCACCAAGGCTGGGGCTGGATACAGCCCAGGGCCTGGAATTGCTGAGCCTGTTGGGCACAGTGCTGGCCCTGGGTGCCCTGCTTCTGCGTCCACTGCGCCACCCCCTCGTCTACCTGCTGCTCTGGGCTGCCTACCTGTCAGCCTGCCAG GTGGGCCAGGTGTTCCTTTATTTCCAGTG GGATTCCCTGCTACTGGAAACAGGCTTTCTGATTGTGCTGGTGGCTCCACTGAGACAGGTCCCCAACCGCAAGCAGGCCCACCAGGGTGGGCTGACAGGGGCCTTGCCCCACGAAGAACTCCCCTTCTGGCTCGTACGCTGGCTGCTGTTTCGCCTCATGTTTGCTTCGGGTGTGGTCAAGCTGACCAGCCGCTGCCCCACGTGGTGGGGACTTACTG CCCTCACCTACCACTACGAGACCCAGTGCCTGCCCACGCCTGCGGCCTGGCTTGCCCACCACCTGCCTGTGTGGCTGCACAAGCTCAGCGTTGTAGCCACCTTCCTCATCGAGATCGCCGTGCCCCCTCTGTTTTTTGCTCCCATTCGCCGACTGCGCTTGGCCGCCTTCTACACTCAG GTGCTGTTGCAAATTCTCATCATCATCACTGGCAACTATAACTTCTTTAACCTGCTGACCCTGGTGCTCACCACTGCCCTCCTAGACGACCAGCACCTggctgctgagcctggccttggcCGCCGCAAGAAGGCGTCCACCT CCTGGCCCAAGGCCCTGCTGGCCACACTGTCCTTGCTGctggagctggccatctatgggCTGCTAGCCTACGGCACCGTGCACTGCTTTGGTCTGGAGGTTGACTGGCAGCAGCGTACCGTACACTCCAAAACCA CCTTCACCTTCCACCAGTTCTCCCAATGGCTGAAGACAGTCACCCTGCCCACTGTGTGGCTGGGGGTGGCCTCCCTGGCCTGGGAGCTGCTGACTGCCCTCTGGAG GTGGACCCAGGTGCGAGGGTGGCTGCCGAAGCTCTGTGCTGCTGTCCAGCTTTCAATCTTGGGTGCTGCCACGGTGGCCTTGTTCTTGATCAGCCTG GTGCCGTACTCCTACGTGGAGCCTGAGACCCACGGGCGCCTCTGGACTGGGGCTCACCGCCTCTCTGGTGCTGTGGGACACCTGCAGCTCGCCAACTCCTACGGCCTCTTCCGACGGATGACTGGCCTGGGTGGGCGCCCTGAGGTGGTGCTGGAGGGCAGTTATGATGGACACCACTGGACG GAGATCGAGTTCATGTACAAGCCTGGGAATGTGAGCCGGCCGCCCCCTGTGGTGGTACCCCACCAACCGCGCCTGGATTGGCAGATGTGGTTCGCAGCCCTGGGCCCCCACACACACAGCCCCTGGTTCACCAGCCTGGTTCTCCGCCTGCTGCAGGGCAAAGAGCCAG TGATCCAGCTGATCCAGAGCAATATCACCAGGTACCCCTTTCATAAGCAGCCGCCCACCTATGTCCGAGCCCAGAGGTACAAGTACTGGTTCTCACAGCCTGGAGAGCAGAG CCGGTGGTGGCGccgacagtgggtggaggagttCTTCCCACCGGTGTCCCTGGGGGACCCAACGCTGGAGATGCTGCTCAGACAGTTTGGGCTTCAG GACAAGAGCCCACCCCGGGCCCGCAACCCCAGCAGTGCCCTGGCCCAGGCCCTCCACTGGGTACGGACCCAGCTGTCTCCCATGGAACCTCCCACCCTGCTCTGGGGGCTCCTGGCAGCCGTGGGAGCTGTCAGAGTCATGCAGGCCTTGCTAGCCCCCTGGTCCTTCAGGTCCTCCCCACCAGACAGAGGGGAGAAGCCCAAGCCAGCCCTCAAGAAGAACTCTGGAGCTGCCTCTGAACAGGCCAGCCCAGCCACCAACAACTGCAGCAGCAGTTCCCGGCCTCACCGGCAGAAAAAGTAG
- the Lmf2 gene encoding lipase maturation factor 2 isoform X4 encodes MLRPQGKGHWQQLWETPTLLWEAPRLGLDTAQGLELLSLLGTVLALGALLLRPLRHPLVYLLLWAAYLSACQVGQVFLYFQWDSLLLETGFLIVLVAPLRQVPNRKQAHQGGLTGALPHEELPFWLVRWLLFRLMFASGVVKLTSRCPTWWGLTALTYHYETQCLPTPAAWLAHHLPVWLHKLSVVATFLIEIAVPPLFFAPIRRLRLAAFYTQVLLQILIIITGNYNFFNLLTLVLTTALLDDQHLAAEPGLGRRKKASTSWPKALLATLSLLLELAIYGLLAYGTVHCFGLEVDWQQRTVHSKTTFTFHQFSQWLKTVTLPTVWLGVASLAWELLTALWRWTQVRGWLPKLCAAVQLSILGAATVALFLISLVPYSYVEPETHGRLWTGAHRLSGAVGHLQLANSYGLFRRMTGLGGRPEVVLEGSYDGHHWTEIEFMYKPGNVSRPPPVVVPHQPRLDWQMWFAALGPHTHSPWFTSLVLRLLQGKEPVIQLIQSNITRYPFHKQPPTYVRAQRYKYWFSQPGEQSRWWRRQWVEEFFPPVSLGDPTLEMLLRQFGLQDKSPPRARNPSSALAQALHWVRTQLSPMEPPTLLWGLLAAVGAVRVMQALLAPWSFRSSPPDRGEKPKPALKKNSGAASEQASPATNNCSSSSRPHRQKK; translated from the exons ATGCTGCGGCCACAGGGCAAGGGACACTGGCAGCAGCTGTGGGAGACACCGACACTGCTGTGGGAGGCACCAAGGCTGGGGCTGGATACAGCCCAGGGCCTGGAATTGCTGAGCCTGTTGGGCACAGTGCTGGCCCTGGGTGCCCTGCTTCTGCGTCCACTGCGCCACCCCCTCGTCTACCTGCTGCTCTGGGCTGCCTACCTGTCAGCCTGCCAG GTGGGCCAGGTGTTCCTTTATTTCCAGTG GGATTCCCTGCTACTGGAAACAGGCTTTCTGATTGTGCTGGTGGCTCCACTGAGACAGGTCCCCAACCGCAAGCAGGCCCACCAGGGTGGGCTGACAGGGGCCTTGCCCCACGAAGAACTCCCCTTCTGGCTCGTACGCTGGCTGCTGTTTCGCCTCATGTTTGCTTCGGGTGTGGTCAAGCTGACCAGCCGCTGCCCCACGTGGTGGGGACTTACTG CCCTCACCTACCACTACGAGACCCAGTGCCTGCCCACGCCTGCGGCCTGGCTTGCCCACCACCTGCCTGTGTGGCTGCACAAGCTCAGCGTTGTAGCCACCTTCCTCATCGAGATCGCCGTGCCCCCTCTGTTTTTTGCTCCCATTCGCCGACTGCGCTTGGCCGCCTTCTACACTCAG GTGCTGTTGCAAATTCTCATCATCATCACTGGCAACTATAACTTCTTTAACCTGCTGACCCTGGTGCTCACCACTGCCCTCCTAGACGACCAGCACCTggctgctgagcctggccttggcCGCCGCAAGAAGGCGTCCACCT CCTGGCCCAAGGCCCTGCTGGCCACACTGTCCTTGCTGctggagctggccatctatgggCTGCTAGCCTACGGCACCGTGCACTGCTTTGGTCTGGAGGTTGACTGGCAGCAGCGTACCGTACACTCCAAAACCA CCTTCACCTTCCACCAGTTCTCCCAATGGCTGAAGACAGTCACCCTGCCCACTGTGTGGCTGGGGGTGGCCTCCCTGGCCTGGGAGCTGCTGACTGCCCTCTGGAG GTGGACCCAGGTGCGAGGGTGGCTGCCGAAGCTCTGTGCTGCTGTCCAGCTTTCAATCTTGGGTGCTGCCACGGTGGCCTTGTTCTTGATCAGCCTG GTGCCGTACTCCTACGTGGAGCCTGAGACCCACGGGCGCCTCTGGACTGGGGCTCACCGCCTCTCTGGTGCTGTGGGACACCTGCAGCTCGCCAACTCCTACGGCCTCTTCCGACGGATGACTGGCCTGGGTGGGCGCCCTGAGGTGGTGCTGGAGGGCAGTTATGATGGACACCACTGGACG GAGATCGAGTTCATGTACAAGCCTGGGAATGTGAGCCGGCCGCCCCCTGTGGTGGTACCCCACCAACCGCGCCTGGATTGGCAGATGTGGTTCGCAGCCCTGGGCCCCCACACACACAGCCCCTGGTTCACCAGCCTGGTTCTCCGCCTGCTGCAGGGCAAAGAGCCAG TGATCCAGCTGATCCAGAGCAATATCACCAGGTACCCCTTTCATAAGCAGCCGCCCACCTATGTCCGAGCCCAGAGGTACAAGTACTGGTTCTCACAGCCTGGAGAGCAGAG CCGGTGGTGGCGccgacagtgggtggaggagttCTTCCCACCGGTGTCCCTGGGGGACCCAACGCTGGAGATGCTGCTCAGACAGTTTGGGCTTCAG GACAAGAGCCCACCCCGGGCCCGCAACCCCAGCAGTGCCCTGGCCCAGGCCCTCCACTGGGTACGGACCCAGCTGTCTCCCATGGAACCTCCCACCCTGCTCTGGGGGCTCCTGGCAGCCGTGGGAGCTGTCAGAGTCATGCAGGCCTTGCTAGCCCCCTGGTCCTTCAGGTCCTCCCCACCAGACAGAGGGGAGAAGCCCAAGCCAGCCCTCAAGAAGAACTCTGGAGCTGCCTCTGAACAGGCCAGCCCAGCCACCAACAACTGCAGCAGCAGTTCCCGGCCTCACCGGCAGAAAAAGTAG
- the Lmf2 gene encoding lipase maturation factor 2 isoform X3 produces the protein MAGSRLPRQLFLQGVAGVFMFAFASLYTQIPGLYGPEGILPARRMLRPQGKGHWQQLWETPTLLWEAPRLGLDTAQGLELLSLLGTVLALGALLLRPLRHPLVYLLLWAAYLSACQVPNRKQAHQGGLTGALPHEELPFWLVRWLLFRLMFASGVVKLTSRCPTWWGLTALTYHYETQCLPTPAAWLAHHLPVWLHKLSVVATFLIEIAVPPLFFAPIRRLRLAAFYTQVLLQILIIITGNYNFFNLLTLVLTTALLDDQHLAAEPGLGRRKKASTSWPKALLATLSLLLELAIYGLLAYGTVHCFGLEVDWQQRTVHSKTTFTFHQFSQWLKTVTLPTVWLGVASLAWELLTALWRWTQVRGWLPKLCAAVQLSILGAATVALFLISLVPYSYVEPETHGRLWTGAHRLSGAVGHLQLANSYGLFRRMTGLGGRPEVVLEGSYDGHHWTEIEFMYKPGNVSRPPPVVVPHQPRLDWQMWFAALGPHTHSPWFTSLVLRLLQGKEPVIQLIQSNITRYPFHKQPPTYVRAQRYKYWFSQPGEQSRWWRRQWVEEFFPPVSLGDPTLEMLLRQFGLQDKSPPRARNPSSALAQALHWVRTQLSPMEPPTLLWGLLAAVGAVRVMQALLAPWSFRSSPPDRGEKPKPALKKNSGAASEQASPATNNCSSSSRPHRQKK, from the exons ATGGCGGGCTCGCGGCTCCCGCGGCAGCTCTTCCTCCAGGGCGTGGCCGGTGTCTTCATGTTCGCCTTCGCTTCCCTCTACACGCAGATCCCGG GCCTCTATGGCCCTGAGGGCATTCTGCCTGCTCGAAGGATGCTGCGGCCACAGGGCAAGGGACACTGGCAGCAGCTGTGGGAGACACCGACACTGCTGTGGGAGGCACCAAGGCTGGGGCTGGATACAGCCCAGGGCCTGGAATTGCTGAGCCTGTTGGGCACAGTGCTGGCCCTGGGTGCCCTGCTTCTGCGTCCACTGCGCCACCCCCTCGTCTACCTGCTGCTCTGGGCTGCCTACCTGTCAGCCTGCCAG GTCCCCAACCGCAAGCAGGCCCACCAGGGTGGGCTGACAGGGGCCTTGCCCCACGAAGAACTCCCCTTCTGGCTCGTACGCTGGCTGCTGTTTCGCCTCATGTTTGCTTCGGGTGTGGTCAAGCTGACCAGCCGCTGCCCCACGTGGTGGGGACTTACTG CCCTCACCTACCACTACGAGACCCAGTGCCTGCCCACGCCTGCGGCCTGGCTTGCCCACCACCTGCCTGTGTGGCTGCACAAGCTCAGCGTTGTAGCCACCTTCCTCATCGAGATCGCCGTGCCCCCTCTGTTTTTTGCTCCCATTCGCCGACTGCGCTTGGCCGCCTTCTACACTCAG GTGCTGTTGCAAATTCTCATCATCATCACTGGCAACTATAACTTCTTTAACCTGCTGACCCTGGTGCTCACCACTGCCCTCCTAGACGACCAGCACCTggctgctgagcctggccttggcCGCCGCAAGAAGGCGTCCACCT CCTGGCCCAAGGCCCTGCTGGCCACACTGTCCTTGCTGctggagctggccatctatgggCTGCTAGCCTACGGCACCGTGCACTGCTTTGGTCTGGAGGTTGACTGGCAGCAGCGTACCGTACACTCCAAAACCA CCTTCACCTTCCACCAGTTCTCCCAATGGCTGAAGACAGTCACCCTGCCCACTGTGTGGCTGGGGGTGGCCTCCCTGGCCTGGGAGCTGCTGACTGCCCTCTGGAG GTGGACCCAGGTGCGAGGGTGGCTGCCGAAGCTCTGTGCTGCTGTCCAGCTTTCAATCTTGGGTGCTGCCACGGTGGCCTTGTTCTTGATCAGCCTG GTGCCGTACTCCTACGTGGAGCCTGAGACCCACGGGCGCCTCTGGACTGGGGCTCACCGCCTCTCTGGTGCTGTGGGACACCTGCAGCTCGCCAACTCCTACGGCCTCTTCCGACGGATGACTGGCCTGGGTGGGCGCCCTGAGGTGGTGCTGGAGGGCAGTTATGATGGACACCACTGGACG GAGATCGAGTTCATGTACAAGCCTGGGAATGTGAGCCGGCCGCCCCCTGTGGTGGTACCCCACCAACCGCGCCTGGATTGGCAGATGTGGTTCGCAGCCCTGGGCCCCCACACACACAGCCCCTGGTTCACCAGCCTGGTTCTCCGCCTGCTGCAGGGCAAAGAGCCAG TGATCCAGCTGATCCAGAGCAATATCACCAGGTACCCCTTTCATAAGCAGCCGCCCACCTATGTCCGAGCCCAGAGGTACAAGTACTGGTTCTCACAGCCTGGAGAGCAGAG CCGGTGGTGGCGccgacagtgggtggaggagttCTTCCCACCGGTGTCCCTGGGGGACCCAACGCTGGAGATGCTGCTCAGACAGTTTGGGCTTCAG GACAAGAGCCCACCCCGGGCCCGCAACCCCAGCAGTGCCCTGGCCCAGGCCCTCCACTGGGTACGGACCCAGCTGTCTCCCATGGAACCTCCCACCCTGCTCTGGGGGCTCCTGGCAGCCGTGGGAGCTGTCAGAGTCATGCAGGCCTTGCTAGCCCCCTGGTCCTTCAGGTCCTCCCCACCAGACAGAGGGGAGAAGCCCAAGCCAGCCCTCAAGAAGAACTCTGGAGCTGCCTCTGAACAGGCCAGCCCAGCCACCAACAACTGCAGCAGCAGTTCCCGGCCTCACCGGCAGAAAAAGTAG
- the Lmf2 gene encoding lipase maturation factor 2 isoform X5, producing MAGSRLPRQLFLQGVAGVFMFAFASLYTQIPGLYGPEGILPARRMLRPQGKGHWQQLWETPTLLWEAPRLGLDTAQGLELLSLLGTVLALGALLLRPLRHPLVYLLLWAAYLSACQVGQVFLYFQWDSLLLETGFLIVLVAPLRQVPNRKQAHQGGLTGALPHEELPFWLVRWLLFRLMFASGVVKLTSRCPTWWGLTALTYHYETQCLPTPAAWLAHHLPVWLHKLSVVATFLIEIAVPPLFFAPIRRLRLAAFYTQVLLQILIIITGNYNFFNLLTLVLTTALLDDQHLAAEPGLGRRKKASTSWPKALLATLSLLLELAIYGLLAYGTVHCFGLEVDWQQRTVHSKTTFTFHQFSQWLKTVTLPTVWLGVASLAWELLTALWRWTQVRGWLPKLCAAVQLSILGAATVALFLISLVPYSYVEPETHGRLWTGAHRLSGAVGHLQLANSYGLFRRMTGLGGRPEVVLEGSYDGHHWTEIEFMYKPGNVSRPPPVVVPHQPRLDWQMWFAALGPHTHSPWFTSLVLRLLQGKEPVIQLIQSNITRYPFHKQPPTYVRAQRYKYWFSQPGEQSRWWRRQWVEEFFPPVSLGDPTLEMLLRQFGLQSFSHRTRAHPGPATPAVPWPRPSTGYGPSCLPWNLPPCSGGSWQPWELSESCRPC from the exons ATGGCGGGCTCGCGGCTCCCGCGGCAGCTCTTCCTCCAGGGCGTGGCCGGTGTCTTCATGTTCGCCTTCGCTTCCCTCTACACGCAGATCCCGG GCCTCTATGGCCCTGAGGGCATTCTGCCTGCTCGAAGGATGCTGCGGCCACAGGGCAAGGGACACTGGCAGCAGCTGTGGGAGACACCGACACTGCTGTGGGAGGCACCAAGGCTGGGGCTGGATACAGCCCAGGGCCTGGAATTGCTGAGCCTGTTGGGCACAGTGCTGGCCCTGGGTGCCCTGCTTCTGCGTCCACTGCGCCACCCCCTCGTCTACCTGCTGCTCTGGGCTGCCTACCTGTCAGCCTGCCAG GTGGGCCAGGTGTTCCTTTATTTCCAGTG GGATTCCCTGCTACTGGAAACAGGCTTTCTGATTGTGCTGGTGGCTCCACTGAGACAGGTCCCCAACCGCAAGCAGGCCCACCAGGGTGGGCTGACAGGGGCCTTGCCCCACGAAGAACTCCCCTTCTGGCTCGTACGCTGGCTGCTGTTTCGCCTCATGTTTGCTTCGGGTGTGGTCAAGCTGACCAGCCGCTGCCCCACGTGGTGGGGACTTACTG CCCTCACCTACCACTACGAGACCCAGTGCCTGCCCACGCCTGCGGCCTGGCTTGCCCACCACCTGCCTGTGTGGCTGCACAAGCTCAGCGTTGTAGCCACCTTCCTCATCGAGATCGCCGTGCCCCCTCTGTTTTTTGCTCCCATTCGCCGACTGCGCTTGGCCGCCTTCTACACTCAG GTGCTGTTGCAAATTCTCATCATCATCACTGGCAACTATAACTTCTTTAACCTGCTGACCCTGGTGCTCACCACTGCCCTCCTAGACGACCAGCACCTggctgctgagcctggccttggcCGCCGCAAGAAGGCGTCCACCT CCTGGCCCAAGGCCCTGCTGGCCACACTGTCCTTGCTGctggagctggccatctatgggCTGCTAGCCTACGGCACCGTGCACTGCTTTGGTCTGGAGGTTGACTGGCAGCAGCGTACCGTACACTCCAAAACCA CCTTCACCTTCCACCAGTTCTCCCAATGGCTGAAGACAGTCACCCTGCCCACTGTGTGGCTGGGGGTGGCCTCCCTGGCCTGGGAGCTGCTGACTGCCCTCTGGAG GTGGACCCAGGTGCGAGGGTGGCTGCCGAAGCTCTGTGCTGCTGTCCAGCTTTCAATCTTGGGTGCTGCCACGGTGGCCTTGTTCTTGATCAGCCTG GTGCCGTACTCCTACGTGGAGCCTGAGACCCACGGGCGCCTCTGGACTGGGGCTCACCGCCTCTCTGGTGCTGTGGGACACCTGCAGCTCGCCAACTCCTACGGCCTCTTCCGACGGATGACTGGCCTGGGTGGGCGCCCTGAGGTGGTGCTGGAGGGCAGTTATGATGGACACCACTGGACG GAGATCGAGTTCATGTACAAGCCTGGGAATGTGAGCCGGCCGCCCCCTGTGGTGGTACCCCACCAACCGCGCCTGGATTGGCAGATGTGGTTCGCAGCCCTGGGCCCCCACACACACAGCCCCTGGTTCACCAGCCTGGTTCTCCGCCTGCTGCAGGGCAAAGAGCCAG TGATCCAGCTGATCCAGAGCAATATCACCAGGTACCCCTTTCATAAGCAGCCGCCCACCTATGTCCGAGCCCAGAGGTACAAGTACTGGTTCTCACAGCCTGGAGAGCAGAG CCGGTGGTGGCGccgacagtgggtggaggagttCTTCCCACCGGTGTCCCTGGGGGACCCAACGCTGGAGATGCTGCTCAGACAGTTTGGGCTTCAG TCCTTTTCCCACAGGACAAGAGCCCACCCCGGGCCCGCAACCCCAGCAGTGCCCTGGCCCAGGCCCTCCACTGGGTACGGACCCAGCTGTCTCCCATGGAACCTCCCACCCTGCTCTGGGGGCTCCTGGCAGCCGTGGGAGCTGTCAGAGTCATGCAGGCCTTGCTAG
- the Lmf2 gene encoding lipase maturation factor 2 isoform X2, which translates to MCDGLYGPEGILPARRMLRPQGKGHWQQLWETPTLLWEAPRLGLDTAQGLELLSLLGTVLALGALLLRPLRHPLVYLLLWAAYLSACQVGQVFLYFQWDSLLLETGFLIVLVAPLRQVPNRKQAHQGGLTGALPHEELPFWLVRWLLFRLMFASGVVKLTSRCPTWWGLTALTYHYETQCLPTPAAWLAHHLPVWLHKLSVVATFLIEIAVPPLFFAPIRRLRLAAFYTQVLLQILIIITGNYNFFNLLTLVLTTALLDDQHLAAEPGLGRRKKASTSWPKALLATLSLLLELAIYGLLAYGTVHCFGLEVDWQQRTVHSKTTFTFHQFSQWLKTVTLPTVWLGVASLAWELLTALWRWTQVRGWLPKLCAAVQLSILGAATVALFLISLVPYSYVEPETHGRLWTGAHRLSGAVGHLQLANSYGLFRRMTGLGGRPEVVLEGSYDGHHWTEIEFMYKPGNVSRPPPVVVPHQPRLDWQMWFAALGPHTHSPWFTSLVLRLLQGKEPVIQLIQSNITRYPFHKQPPTYVRAQRYKYWFSQPGEQSRWWRRQWVEEFFPPVSLGDPTLEMLLRQFGLQDKSPPRARNPSSALAQALHWVRTQLSPMEPPTLLWGLLAAVGAVRVMQALLAPWSFRSSPPDRGEKPKPALKKNSGAASEQASPATNNCSSSSRPHRQKK; encoded by the exons ATGTGCGATG GCCTCTATGGCCCTGAGGGCATTCTGCCTGCTCGAAGGATGCTGCGGCCACAGGGCAAGGGACACTGGCAGCAGCTGTGGGAGACACCGACACTGCTGTGGGAGGCACCAAGGCTGGGGCTGGATACAGCCCAGGGCCTGGAATTGCTGAGCCTGTTGGGCACAGTGCTGGCCCTGGGTGCCCTGCTTCTGCGTCCACTGCGCCACCCCCTCGTCTACCTGCTGCTCTGGGCTGCCTACCTGTCAGCCTGCCAG GTGGGCCAGGTGTTCCTTTATTTCCAGTG GGATTCCCTGCTACTGGAAACAGGCTTTCTGATTGTGCTGGTGGCTCCACTGAGACAGGTCCCCAACCGCAAGCAGGCCCACCAGGGTGGGCTGACAGGGGCCTTGCCCCACGAAGAACTCCCCTTCTGGCTCGTACGCTGGCTGCTGTTTCGCCTCATGTTTGCTTCGGGTGTGGTCAAGCTGACCAGCCGCTGCCCCACGTGGTGGGGACTTACTG CCCTCACCTACCACTACGAGACCCAGTGCCTGCCCACGCCTGCGGCCTGGCTTGCCCACCACCTGCCTGTGTGGCTGCACAAGCTCAGCGTTGTAGCCACCTTCCTCATCGAGATCGCCGTGCCCCCTCTGTTTTTTGCTCCCATTCGCCGACTGCGCTTGGCCGCCTTCTACACTCAG GTGCTGTTGCAAATTCTCATCATCATCACTGGCAACTATAACTTCTTTAACCTGCTGACCCTGGTGCTCACCACTGCCCTCCTAGACGACCAGCACCTggctgctgagcctggccttggcCGCCGCAAGAAGGCGTCCACCT CCTGGCCCAAGGCCCTGCTGGCCACACTGTCCTTGCTGctggagctggccatctatgggCTGCTAGCCTACGGCACCGTGCACTGCTTTGGTCTGGAGGTTGACTGGCAGCAGCGTACCGTACACTCCAAAACCA CCTTCACCTTCCACCAGTTCTCCCAATGGCTGAAGACAGTCACCCTGCCCACTGTGTGGCTGGGGGTGGCCTCCCTGGCCTGGGAGCTGCTGACTGCCCTCTGGAG GTGGACCCAGGTGCGAGGGTGGCTGCCGAAGCTCTGTGCTGCTGTCCAGCTTTCAATCTTGGGTGCTGCCACGGTGGCCTTGTTCTTGATCAGCCTG GTGCCGTACTCCTACGTGGAGCCTGAGACCCACGGGCGCCTCTGGACTGGGGCTCACCGCCTCTCTGGTGCTGTGGGACACCTGCAGCTCGCCAACTCCTACGGCCTCTTCCGACGGATGACTGGCCTGGGTGGGCGCCCTGAGGTGGTGCTGGAGGGCAGTTATGATGGACACCACTGGACG GAGATCGAGTTCATGTACAAGCCTGGGAATGTGAGCCGGCCGCCCCCTGTGGTGGTACCCCACCAACCGCGCCTGGATTGGCAGATGTGGTTCGCAGCCCTGGGCCCCCACACACACAGCCCCTGGTTCACCAGCCTGGTTCTCCGCCTGCTGCAGGGCAAAGAGCCAG TGATCCAGCTGATCCAGAGCAATATCACCAGGTACCCCTTTCATAAGCAGCCGCCCACCTATGTCCGAGCCCAGAGGTACAAGTACTGGTTCTCACAGCCTGGAGAGCAGAG CCGGTGGTGGCGccgacagtgggtggaggagttCTTCCCACCGGTGTCCCTGGGGGACCCAACGCTGGAGATGCTGCTCAGACAGTTTGGGCTTCAG GACAAGAGCCCACCCCGGGCCCGCAACCCCAGCAGTGCCCTGGCCCAGGCCCTCCACTGGGTACGGACCCAGCTGTCTCCCATGGAACCTCCCACCCTGCTCTGGGGGCTCCTGGCAGCCGTGGGAGCTGTCAGAGTCATGCAGGCCTTGCTAGCCCCCTGGTCCTTCAGGTCCTCCCCACCAGACAGAGGGGAGAAGCCCAAGCCAGCCCTCAAGAAGAACTCTGGAGCTGCCTCTGAACAGGCCAGCCCAGCCACCAACAACTGCAGCAGCAGTTCCCGGCCTCACCGGCAGAAAAAGTAG